The Abditibacteriaceae bacterium genome includes a region encoding these proteins:
- a CDS encoding stalk domain-containing protein, protein MRFTRCLLIGAALFGANISPLFQPSRAQEPVSEAQIAATKIGRRVILIARPFDANRPVTAVRFLLDGNTLAEAGAPGRWDWDTSNLRQGRHVVQVQAFSGEAFIGQSEPMAVYVTDGPASVLEVPFFTYEGEGRRPQQVVAPRISTSGRIAPTSEPSGRVGSALIEVFLNGEKQEFAPAARLASAEELAPKPVVKRSRSRRERQRLKRLAILRAQSAKASRTVWIPARPLLQKLGAQLHWREAKQTLVADLRIAGGVRRLELTAGEDGTRARIDGRQIALKSPVRQADNALMVPISFCAQALDLRVSYQPQQRRVELFTPISPM, encoded by the coding sequence ATGCGTTTTACTCGTTGTCTTCTAATCGGTGCCGCTTTATTCGGTGCGAACATTTCACCATTATTTCAGCCGTCGCGCGCTCAGGAACCGGTTTCTGAGGCGCAAATTGCTGCTACAAAAATCGGACGCCGCGTTATCTTAATCGCGCGGCCCTTCGACGCGAATCGTCCTGTCACTGCTGTGCGCTTTTTGCTCGATGGAAATACTCTGGCGGAAGCCGGTGCACCGGGGCGCTGGGACTGGGACACCAGCAATCTGCGTCAAGGCCGCCATGTCGTGCAGGTGCAGGCGTTTTCCGGCGAAGCATTTATCGGCCAAAGTGAACCGATGGCCGTTTATGTGACCGATGGCCCGGCCTCAGTTCTGGAAGTGCCGTTTTTTACCTACGAAGGCGAAGGTCGGCGCCCACAGCAAGTGGTCGCGCCACGCATTTCGACATCGGGCCGCATCGCGCCAACGAGTGAACCTTCGGGGCGCGTTGGCAGCGCATTGATTGAAGTGTTTCTCAACGGTGAGAAACAGGAATTCGCGCCTGCCGCGCGTCTGGCTTCGGCAGAAGAACTTGCTCCCAAACCTGTGGTTAAGAGAAGTCGCTCGCGCCGCGAACGGCAACGCTTGAAGCGTCTTGCCATTCTCCGCGCTCAGAGCGCGAAGGCATCGCGCACCGTGTGGATCCCGGCGCGGCCCTTGTTGCAGAAATTGGGCGCACAGTTGCACTGGCGCGAAGCAAAGCAAACGCTCGTCGCCGATTTACGCATTGCCGGTGGCGTGCGCCGTCTGGAACTAACGGCGGGCGAAGACGGCACACGCGCTCGCATCGACGGGCGTCAAATCGCACTCAAGTCGCCGGTGCGCCAGGCCGATAATGCCTTGATGGTGCCGATTTCGTTTTGCGCTCAGGCGCTTGACCTGCGTGTTTCGTATCAGCCACAACAACGGCGCGTCGAATTATTCACGCCGATTTCGCCGATGTAA
- the lnt gene encoding apolipoprotein N-acyltransferase, which produces MTNFSAAREPFARGFLFDGIATREETRACIWLAAALWWLAQQGLFALGWIALLPLFVALNGKTARARFFLGWKCGWIAYAAINWWIVPTVIKGSPMIGAPPAVGFFLGLVSIFLIGAIHGSLVALVALAWNPARWRRAAWLLPLFVAVLWGLLDAARLETPLAHGWGALAYSQSYDTALLPHARWLGQHGLSALCVWCAACGALWLTRVREFSCRLWLMPVGALVLLHISGPLLQQQRNAQLRVQLIQTDVPSLSKNFAMSGESTLQQALRLSRDVPRDVDLIVWPETTFNAGRLIAHKYGRDRPYLSPEAEAVAQLARETGANILCGANARDSQSRLLNAAILFSPSGEVSWTAKSRLVPFGERAPFGELIPLLRRFAPDPEAVPPEELRPLSLRRRDGRNISVGAIVCFESCFRYPARALVKQGAQALFVLTNDEWFAGTTAPREHRAMLAIRAAENGVSVAQSANGGITSAVDPQGAFLINGTFGAAQSIVVSLP; this is translated from the coding sequence GTGACGAATTTTTCCGCCGCGCGCGAACCCTTCGCGCGCGGTTTTCTTTTCGATGGTATTGCGACACGCGAGGAAACTCGCGCCTGCATCTGGCTTGCAGCAGCGTTGTGGTGGCTGGCGCAGCAAGGGCTTTTCGCGCTCGGCTGGATTGCGCTGTTGCCACTCTTCGTGGCGTTAAACGGCAAGACCGCACGCGCCCGTTTCTTTCTCGGCTGGAAATGCGGCTGGATTGCCTACGCCGCCATTAACTGGTGGATTGTGCCGACGGTTATCAAAGGTAGCCCGATGATTGGCGCGCCTCCAGCCGTTGGCTTTTTTCTGGGCCTTGTATCGATTTTCCTCATTGGCGCGATTCACGGTTCGCTTGTCGCATTGGTCGCGCTTGCCTGGAATCCTGCGCGATGGCGGCGTGCTGCATGGCTGCTTCCTCTTTTCGTAGCCGTGTTGTGGGGCTTGCTCGACGCAGCACGTTTGGAAACTCCGCTCGCGCATGGCTGGGGCGCTCTCGCTTACAGCCAATCGTATGACACCGCGTTGCTACCGCATGCTCGTTGGCTCGGACAACACGGGCTTTCGGCGTTGTGCGTCTGGTGTGCAGCGTGCGGCGCACTGTGGCTGACGCGGGTGCGCGAGTTTTCCTGTCGTCTCTGGTTAATGCCGGTCGGTGCCTTAGTCTTGCTTCACATCAGCGGGCCTTTGTTGCAACAGCAGCGCAACGCTCAATTGCGTGTGCAACTGATACAAACCGATGTGCCAAGCCTGAGCAAAAATTTTGCGATGAGCGGCGAAAGTACGTTGCAGCAAGCGCTACGTCTTTCGCGCGACGTGCCACGCGATGTCGATTTAATCGTCTGGCCTGAAACGACCTTTAATGCGGGACGATTAATCGCGCATAAGTACGGTCGAGATCGACCGTACTTATCGCCGGAAGCGGAAGCCGTCGCGCAACTGGCACGCGAAACCGGCGCCAATATTTTATGCGGCGCTAATGCGCGCGATTCTCAAAGCCGTCTCCTTAACGCCGCGATTTTGTTTTCTCCATCGGGCGAGGTTTCGTGGACGGCCAAAAGCCGCCTGGTGCCGTTTGGTGAACGCGCACCCTTTGGCGAACTCATTCCTTTGTTGCGCCGTTTTGCTCCCGATCCAGAAGCGGTTCCGCCAGAAGAATTGCGCCCGCTTTCGTTGCGTCGGCGCGACGGGCGCAACATATCGGTCGGTGCCATTGTCTGTTTTGAGAGTTGTTTTCGTTATCCGGCGCGCGCTCTGGTAAAACAAGGAGCGCAGGCGCTTTTCGTTTTAACCAACGATGAGTGGTTTGCCGGAACAACCGCGCCGCGTGAACATCGCGCGATGCTGGCAATTCGCGCGGCAGAAAACGGAGTTTCCGTGGCACAAAGCGCCAACGGCGGCATCACATCTGCCGTTGACCCTCAGGGTGCATTTCTGATAAACGGCACATTCGGTGCCGCTCAGAGCATTGTCGTTTCTTTACCTTAA
- the eno gene encoding phosphopyruvate hydratase, with protein MTLIADISARQILDSRGNPTVEVDVTLEDGTQGRASVPSGASTGEYEAVELRDGDKSTYLGKGVIQAVRNVNEQIAPELIGTDATEQVALDNLMLDLDGTPNKANLGANAILGVSMAAAKAAAASLQMPLYRYLGGTSARTLPLPMMNILNGGKHAESGVDLQEFMVMPVGAETFSQALQMGVEIYHALKDVLHHRGLSTSVGDEGGFAPNVAGTEDALGVIMQAIEKAGFKPGENVMLAMDPAMSELHNGSKYVFEREGGERTSEEMVEFWADLCAKFPIISIEDGFDEDDWTGHKALTDRIGKTVQLVGDDLFVTNTTRLSQGIEMGAGNSILVKVNQIGTLTETLASIEMAKRAGYTAIISHRSGETEDATIADIAVATNAGQIKTGAPARTDRVAKYNQLLRIEEELGDSAIFAGRDAFYNLRA; from the coding sequence TTGACGCTTATCGCAGATATTTCCGCGCGCCAGATTTTGGATTCGCGCGGCAACCCCACAGTTGAAGTCGATGTCACGTTGGAAGATGGAACGCAGGGCCGCGCTTCGGTGCCATCGGGCGCCTCGACCGGCGAATACGAAGCTGTCGAATTGCGCGACGGTGACAAAAGCACATATCTCGGCAAAGGCGTGATTCAGGCCGTCCGCAACGTCAACGAGCAGATTGCTCCCGAACTCATCGGTACCGACGCGACCGAACAGGTTGCCCTCGACAACCTGATGCTCGACCTCGACGGTACGCCCAACAAAGCCAACCTCGGCGCGAACGCCATTCTGGGCGTTTCGATGGCCGCTGCCAAAGCTGCTGCTGCTTCGCTGCAAATGCCGCTCTACCGCTACCTCGGCGGCACCAGCGCGCGCACGCTTCCGTTGCCGATGATGAACATTCTCAACGGCGGCAAGCACGCAGAAAGCGGCGTCGATTTGCAGGAATTCATGGTTATGCCGGTCGGCGCAGAAACCTTCTCGCAAGCGTTGCAGATGGGCGTCGAAATTTACCACGCCCTGAAAGACGTTCTGCATCATCGCGGTCTTTCGACTTCAGTTGGCGACGAAGGCGGCTTTGCGCCCAACGTTGCCGGTACGGAAGACGCTCTGGGCGTTATCATGCAGGCGATTGAGAAAGCCGGTTTCAAGCCGGGCGAAAACGTCATGCTCGCGATGGACCCCGCGATGAGCGAACTGCACAACGGCAGCAAATACGTTTTCGAGCGCGAAGGCGGCGAACGCACAAGCGAGGAAATGGTCGAATTCTGGGCCGACTTGTGCGCCAAGTTCCCCATCATCTCGATTGAAGACGGCTTCGACGAAGACGACTGGACAGGCCACAAAGCCTTGACAGACCGCATCGGCAAAACGGTTCAGCTCGTCGGCGACGACTTGTTTGTCACCAACACCACGCGTTTGTCGCAGGGCATCGAAATGGGCGCAGGCAACTCGATTCTGGTGAAGGTCAACCAAATTGGAACGCTCACCGAAACGCTTGCGTCGATTGAAATGGCGAAGCGCGCCGGTTACACGGCGATCATTTCGCATCGTTCGGGCGAAACCGAAGACGCAACGATTGCCGACATCGCGGTTGCAACCAACGCCGGTCAAATCAAGACGGGCGCACCGGCGCGCACCGACCGCGTGGCGAAATACAATCAACTTCTGCGTATCGAAGAAGAACTTGGCGACAGCGCGATTTTCGCGGGCCGCGACGCGTTCTACAACCTGCGGGCTTAG
- a CDS encoding diacylglycerol kinase family protein, producing MNHWTIILNPAAGRGRGAREEKAIRSALPDAEILLTRKSGDAETLAFEAVQRGQHVAAAGGDGTLGEVLNGVMRAQTDTTIAILPVGTGNDFARTLGILDLGLALETLKSGEARRIDVGVARSAQGERFWLNIAGAGFDAVVAHRINSGKFLRGTPAYIAAVLATLRTFRAARLELLCDDKTERFGALMCAVANAQSYGGGMRIAPDAKLDDGLFDVCTIADASSLEFVRAFPSVFRGEHLSHPKVALRRAHTVKIASEPAWPVLLDGELWGETPVEFNLRPQAVKFLFSTSADSTTMAKAMSPTA from the coding sequence GTGAATCACTGGACAATTATTTTAAATCCCGCCGCCGGACGCGGGCGCGGCGCACGCGAAGAAAAAGCCATTCGCTCTGCTCTACCCGACGCCGAAATTCTTCTAACGCGCAAAAGCGGCGACGCCGAAACCCTGGCCTTCGAAGCCGTACAACGCGGCCAGCATGTCGCGGCTGCAGGTGGCGACGGCACGCTCGGCGAAGTTCTCAATGGCGTGATGCGTGCTCAAACCGACACTACCATCGCAATTTTGCCCGTTGGAACCGGAAACGATTTCGCGCGCACACTGGGAATATTAGATTTAGGTCTTGCGCTTGAAACGCTGAAGAGCGGAGAAGCACGCCGAATCGACGTTGGCGTGGCGCGTTCGGCGCAGGGCGAACGCTTCTGGCTCAACATTGCAGGCGCTGGCTTCGACGCGGTTGTCGCCCATCGAATCAATAGCGGAAAGTTTCTGCGCGGTACGCCTGCTTATATTGCGGCGGTTCTGGCAACGCTGCGGACGTTTCGCGCGGCGCGCTTGGAACTTTTGTGCGATGACAAAACCGAACGGTTTGGAGCGTTGATGTGCGCGGTGGCCAACGCGCAAAGCTACGGCGGCGGAATGCGTATCGCGCCGGACGCGAAGCTCGATGATGGCCTTTTCGATGTCTGCACCATTGCCGACGCGTCTTCGCTTGAGTTCGTGCGCGCGTTTCCTTCGGTTTTTCGCGGCGAACATTTGTCGCATCCCAAAGTCGCGTTGCGCCGCGCGCACACTGTGAAAATCGCCAGCGAACCGGCGTGGCCGGTGTTGCTCGACGGCGAACTGTGGGGCGAAACGCCGGTCGAATTTAATCTACGGCCGCAAGCGGTGAAATTCCTTTTTTCAACTTCGGCCGATTCCACAACAATGGCCAAAGCCATGTCACCCACAGCGTGA